One Xiphophorus couchianus chromosome 1, X_couchianus-1.0, whole genome shotgun sequence genomic region harbors:
- the naca gene encoding nascent polypeptide-associated complex subunit alpha isoform X37, with protein MPGEATETVPVTEQEMQQPQAETAPPPAPASTQQPQVASGPAKAKGKDAKSGQGYSAPKAVPGRRKRSSMSASSSSPTSPKSTPSSTPRSPVVSPLTSPLASPLASSASSSPANRSAPKVVKAGKQGKAKKGEAFEPAPVQVDHKVPDVKERSEEPNLKKSMTTEAKAFPIETKSQPPPAFKVTPKPAVAAPISFSDAIASSPPKSGGKVASAKPVLLMVDDELPPLIPPEKLGKMQVSAPLVAKESTKPAMSPSEPSPKGAISAPPEVSKAKMGIEPKPLPVEAPKAAAPVKTVAQEVIKPSPTDSKAKSAAGKTGQDKPAAAVKPADETKLISNTGPKQVEDIKVAKPNAGVKSTPPEVTKQAPEKGAVVVNKAQSVDLKATAAEAPKQAKPIAAEAPKADSETPKLVKQTEGPKKAKATSTEAPRPAPEVAKQAATETSKQAKQAAPEAPKQAKQAAPEAPKQAKQAAPEAPKQAKQAAPEAPKQAKQAAPEAPKQAKQAAPEAPKQAKQAAPEAPKQAKQASPEAPKQANQVPKQAKQESPEAPKQDRKEAPEAPKQAASEAPIQAKQASPEAPKQANQVPKQAKQESPEAPKQDRKEAPEAPKQAKQASPEAPKQAKQVAADAPKTSEASPLAKATAPDSAGQTKQAKPVEVPKQAKPTAAEAPKPATESPKPAKPKADEAPKQAKQTTEVPSKPALVEPIVPPPAPRKLTFAEAVAKPAPVKPDAEKISTAPSNHVISSKPAETPAKMESVIKDDNGSGTESDSDDSVPELEEQDSAQTQTQQAQLAAAAEIDEEPVSKAKQSRSEKKARKAMSKLGLRQVTGVTRVTIRKSKNILFVITKPDVYKSPASDTYIVFGEAKIEDLSQQAQLAAAEKFKVQGEATAKIQDNTQTPTVQEESEEEEVDETGVEVKDIELVMSQANVSRAKAVRALKNNNNDIVNAIMELTM; from the exons ATGCCTGGCGAAGCAACAGAAACGGTCCCAGTCACCGAGCAGGAGATGCAGCAGCCTCAAGCGGAGACTG CTCCGCCTCCTGCCCCAGCTTCCACCCAGCAACCTCAGGTAGCTTCTGGCCCCGCAAAGGCCAAAGGCAAAGATGCCAAGAGTGGGCAGGGTTATTCTGCCCCAAAGGCTGTACCTGGCAGAAGAAAACGTTCCTCTATGtctgcctcttcctcctcacccACTTCACCTAAATCTACTCCCTCCTCTACTCCCCGGTCACCCGTGGTGTCACCTTTGACATCACCTTTAGCATCACCTTTGGCTTCCTCGGCCAGTAGCTCCCCTGCCAATCGTTCTGCCCCGAAAGTGGTTAAGGCTGGCAAACAAGGAAAGGCTAAGAAAGGAGAGGCATTTGAGCCTGCTCCTGTCCAGGTAGATCACAAAGTCCCAGACGTAAAGGAAAGGTCAGAGGAACCTAACTTGAAGAAATCTATGACTACTGAAGCTAAAGCTTTCCCAATTGAGACAAAATCTCAGCCACCCCCTGCATTTAAAGTCACCCCAAAGCCTGCTGTTGCAGCACCAATTTCATTCTCGGATGCTATTGCTTCAAGCCCCCCAAAATCTGGTGGAAAGGTTGCTTCTGCAAAACCCGTATTGCTTATGGTCGATGATGAGCTTCCTCCACTTATCCCACCTGAGAAGCTTGGTAAAATGCAAGTCTCTGCACCTCTTGTTGCCAAAGAGAGCACAAAGCCTGCTATGTCTCCTTCTGAACCTAGTCCTAAAGGGGCTATTTCTGCTCCTCCAGAGGTCAGTAAAGCCAAGATGGGTATTGAACCCAAACCTTTGCCTGTCGAAGCTCCTAAGGCAGCAGCCCCAGTGAAAACTGTAGCtcaggaggtcattaagccttCTCCTACAGATTCCAAGGCTAAATCTGCTGCTGGCAAGACTGGCCAAGacaaacctgctgctgctgtgaagcCAGCAGATGAGACCAAATTGATCTCTAACACAGGTCCTAAACAGGTTGAGGACATTAAAGTTGCCAAGCCAAATGCTGGTGTAAAGTCAACCCCTCCTGAGGTTACCAAACAAGCACCCGAAAAGGGTGCTGTGGTAGTTAATAAGGCTCAGTCGGTTGACTTGAAGGCAACAGCTGCTGAGGCCCCCAAACAAGCCAAACCAATAGCTGCTGAGGCACCTAAAGCAGATTCTGAGACTCCTAAACTGGTCAAACAAACCGAGGGACCCAAAAAGGCCAAAGCCACCTCCACCGAGGCACCTAGGCCAGCCCCAGAAGTGGCGAAGCAGGCGGCCACCGAGACATCCAAACAGGCTAAGCAG GCGGCCCCCGAGGCACCCAAACAGGCTAAGCAGGCGGCCCCCGAGGCACCCAAACAGGCTAAGCAGGCGGCCCCCGAGGCACCCAAACAGGCTAAGCAGGCGGCCCCCGAGGCACCCAAACAGGCTAAGCAGGCGGCCCCCGAGGCACCCAAACAGGCTAAGCAGGCGGCCCCCGAGGCACCCAAACAGGCTAAGCAGGCGGCCCCCGAGGCACCCAAACAGGCTAAGCAGGCGTCTCCCGAGGCACCCAAACAGGCTAATCAGGTGCCCAAACAGGCTAAGCAGGAGAGCCCTGAGGCACCCAAACAGGATAGAAAGGAGGCTCCCGAG GCACCCAAACAGGCGGCCTCCGAGGCACCCATACAGGCTAAGCAGGCGTCTCCCGAGGCACCCAAACAGGCTAATCAGGTGCCCAAACAGGCTAAGCAGGAGAGCCCTGAGGCACCCAAGCAGGATAGAAAGGAGGCTCCCGAGGCACCCAAACAGGCTAAGCAGGCGTCTCCCGAGGCACCCAAACAGGCTAAGCAGGTGGCTGCAGACGCCCCTAAAACATCTGAGGCTTCTCCATTGGCCAAAGCAACAGCCCCTGACAGTGCAGGCCAAACCAAGCAGGCCAAACCAGTCGAGGTGCCCAAACAAGCCAAACCAACTGCTGCTGAAGCACCTAAACCAGCTACTGAGAGTCCTAAACCAGCTAAACCGAAGGCTGATGAGGCACCTAAACAAGCCAAGCAAACTACTGAAGTTCCCTCAAAACCTGCTCTAGTTGAGCCTATTGTTCCGCCCCCAGCCCCACGTAAACTTACTTTTGCCGAGGCAGTTGCAAAACCTGCACCTGTCAAGCCTGACGCTGAGAAAATCAGCACTGCTCCCTCTAATCATGTCATATCATCTAAACCTGCTGAAACCCCAGCCAAGATGGAGTCTGTGATCAAGGACGACAATG GATCTGGCACAGAGTCGGACAGTGATGACTCAGTTCCTGAGCTGGAAGAACAGGACTCTGCACAGACACAGACGCAACAAGCTCAG cttgcagctgctgctgaaataGACGAAGAGCCTGTAAGCAAAGCCAAACAGAGCCGCAGTGAAAAGAAGGCACGAAAG GCCATGTCAAAGCTTGGACTCAGGCAGGTAACAGGGGTCACCAGGGTCACCATTCGCAAATCAAAGAACATCTTGTTCGTCATCACCAAACCAGACGTCTACAAGAGCCCTGCGTCAGATACATACATCGTCTTCGGTGAAGCTAAG ATTGAAGATCTTTCTCAGCAAGCCCAGctggctgcagcagaaaagTTCAAGGTACAGGGAGAAGCTACAGCAAAGATCCAGGACAACACACAGACGCCCACAGTACAGGAGGAAAGCGAAGAGGAAGAG GTTGATGAGACCGGAGTCGAGGTGAAGGACATCGAACTCGTCATGTCACAAGCCAACGTGTCGCGGGCAAAGGCTGTACGCGccctgaaaaacaacaacaacgacaTTGTCAACGCTATTATG GAGTTGACAATGTAA
- the naca gene encoding nascent polypeptide-associated complex subunit alpha isoform X13: MPGEATETVPVTEQEMQQPQAETAPPPAPASTQQPQVASGPAKAKGKDAKSGQGYSAPKAVPGRRKRSSMSASSSSPTSPKSTPSSTPRSPVVSPLTSPLASPLASSASSSPANRSAPKVVKAGKQGKAKKGEAFEPAPVQVDHKVPDVKERSEEPNLKKSMTTEAKAFPIETKSQPPPAFKVTPKPAVAAPISFSDAIASSPPKSGGKVASAKPVLLMVDDELPPLIPPEKLGKMQVSAPLVAKESTKPAMSPSEPSPKGAISAPPEVSKAKMGIEPKPLPVEAPKAAAPVKTVAQEVIKPSPTDSKAKSAAGKTGQDKPAAAVKPADETKLISNTGPKQVEDIKVAKPNAGVKSTPPEVTKQAPEKGAVVVNKAQSVDLKATAAEAPKQAKPIAAEAPKADSETPKLVKQTEGPKKAKATSTEAPRPAPEVAKQAATETSKQAKQAAPEALKQAAAEAPKQAKQVPKQAKQESPEAPKQDRKEAPEAPKQAAPEAPKQAKQAAPEAPKQAKQAAPEAPKQAKQAAPEAPKQAKQAAPEAPKQAKQAAPEAPKQAKQAAPEAPKQAKQASPEAPKQANQVPKQAKQESPEAPKQDRKEAPEAPKQAASEAPIQAKQASPEAPKQANQVPKQAKQESPEAPKQDRKEAPEAPKQAKQASPEAPKQAKQVAADAPKTSEASPLAKATAPDSAGQTKQAKPVEVPKQAKPTAAEAPKPATESPKPAKPKADEAPKQAKQTTEVPSKPALVEPIVPPPAPRKLTFAEAVAKPAPVKPDAEKISTAPSNHVISSKPAETPAKMESVIKDDNGSGTESDSDDSVPELEEQDSAQTQTQQAQLAAAAEIDEEPVSKAKQSRSEKKARKAMSKLGLRQVTGVTRVTIRKSKNILFVITKPDVYKSPASDTYIVFGEAKIEDLSQQAQLAAAEKFKVQGEATAKIQDNTQTPTVQEESEEEEVDETGVEVKDIELVMSQANVSRAKAVRALKNNNNDIVNAIMELTM, from the exons ATGCCTGGCGAAGCAACAGAAACGGTCCCAGTCACCGAGCAGGAGATGCAGCAGCCTCAAGCGGAGACTG CTCCGCCTCCTGCCCCAGCTTCCACCCAGCAACCTCAGGTAGCTTCTGGCCCCGCAAAGGCCAAAGGCAAAGATGCCAAGAGTGGGCAGGGTTATTCTGCCCCAAAGGCTGTACCTGGCAGAAGAAAACGTTCCTCTATGtctgcctcttcctcctcacccACTTCACCTAAATCTACTCCCTCCTCTACTCCCCGGTCACCCGTGGTGTCACCTTTGACATCACCTTTAGCATCACCTTTGGCTTCCTCGGCCAGTAGCTCCCCTGCCAATCGTTCTGCCCCGAAAGTGGTTAAGGCTGGCAAACAAGGAAAGGCTAAGAAAGGAGAGGCATTTGAGCCTGCTCCTGTCCAGGTAGATCACAAAGTCCCAGACGTAAAGGAAAGGTCAGAGGAACCTAACTTGAAGAAATCTATGACTACTGAAGCTAAAGCTTTCCCAATTGAGACAAAATCTCAGCCACCCCCTGCATTTAAAGTCACCCCAAAGCCTGCTGTTGCAGCACCAATTTCATTCTCGGATGCTATTGCTTCAAGCCCCCCAAAATCTGGTGGAAAGGTTGCTTCTGCAAAACCCGTATTGCTTATGGTCGATGATGAGCTTCCTCCACTTATCCCACCTGAGAAGCTTGGTAAAATGCAAGTCTCTGCACCTCTTGTTGCCAAAGAGAGCACAAAGCCTGCTATGTCTCCTTCTGAACCTAGTCCTAAAGGGGCTATTTCTGCTCCTCCAGAGGTCAGTAAAGCCAAGATGGGTATTGAACCCAAACCTTTGCCTGTCGAAGCTCCTAAGGCAGCAGCCCCAGTGAAAACTGTAGCtcaggaggtcattaagccttCTCCTACAGATTCCAAGGCTAAATCTGCTGCTGGCAAGACTGGCCAAGacaaacctgctgctgctgtgaagcCAGCAGATGAGACCAAATTGATCTCTAACACAGGTCCTAAACAGGTTGAGGACATTAAAGTTGCCAAGCCAAATGCTGGTGTAAAGTCAACCCCTCCTGAGGTTACCAAACAAGCACCCGAAAAGGGTGCTGTGGTAGTTAATAAGGCTCAGTCGGTTGACTTGAAGGCAACAGCTGCTGAGGCCCCCAAACAAGCCAAACCAATAGCTGCTGAGGCACCTAAAGCAGATTCTGAGACTCCTAAACTGGTCAAACAAACCGAGGGACCCAAAAAGGCCAAAGCCACCTCCACCGAGGCACCTAGGCCAGCCCCAGAAGTGGCGAAGCAGGCGGCCACCGAGACATCCAAACAGGCTAAGCAGGCAGCCCCCGAGGCACTCAAGCAAGCGGCTGCCGAGGCACCCAAACAAGCCAAGCAG GTGCCCAAACAGGCTAAGCAGGAGAGCCCTGAGGCACCCAAACAGGATAGAAAGGAGGCTCCCGAGGCACCCAAACAG GCGGCCCCCGAGGCACCCAAACAGGCTAAGCAGGCGGCCCCCGAGGCACCCAAACAGGCTAAGCAGGCGGCCCCCGAGGCACCCAAACAGGCTAAGCAGGCGGCCCCCGAGGCACCCAAACAGGCTAAGCAGGCGGCCCCCGAGGCACCCAAACAGGCTAAGCAGGCGGCCCCCGAGGCACCCAAACAGGCTAAGCAGGCGGCCCCCGAGGCACCCAAACAGGCTAAGCAGGCGTCTCCCGAGGCACCCAAACAGGCTAATCAGGTGCCCAAACAGGCTAAGCAGGAGAGCCCTGAGGCACCCAAACAGGATAGAAAGGAGGCTCCCGAG GCACCCAAACAGGCGGCCTCCGAGGCACCCATACAGGCTAAGCAGGCGTCTCCCGAGGCACCCAAACAGGCTAATCAGGTGCCCAAACAGGCTAAGCAGGAGAGCCCTGAGGCACCCAAGCAGGATAGAAAGGAGGCTCCCGAGGCACCCAAACAGGCTAAGCAGGCGTCTCCCGAGGCACCCAAACAGGCTAAGCAGGTGGCTGCAGACGCCCCTAAAACATCTGAGGCTTCTCCATTGGCCAAAGCAACAGCCCCTGACAGTGCAGGCCAAACCAAGCAGGCCAAACCAGTCGAGGTGCCCAAACAAGCCAAACCAACTGCTGCTGAAGCACCTAAACCAGCTACTGAGAGTCCTAAACCAGCTAAACCGAAGGCTGATGAGGCACCTAAACAAGCCAAGCAAACTACTGAAGTTCCCTCAAAACCTGCTCTAGTTGAGCCTATTGTTCCGCCCCCAGCCCCACGTAAACTTACTTTTGCCGAGGCAGTTGCAAAACCTGCACCTGTCAAGCCTGACGCTGAGAAAATCAGCACTGCTCCCTCTAATCATGTCATATCATCTAAACCTGCTGAAACCCCAGCCAAGATGGAGTCTGTGATCAAGGACGACAATG GATCTGGCACAGAGTCGGACAGTGATGACTCAGTTCCTGAGCTGGAAGAACAGGACTCTGCACAGACACAGACGCAACAAGCTCAG cttgcagctgctgctgaaataGACGAAGAGCCTGTAAGCAAAGCCAAACAGAGCCGCAGTGAAAAGAAGGCACGAAAG GCCATGTCAAAGCTTGGACTCAGGCAGGTAACAGGGGTCACCAGGGTCACCATTCGCAAATCAAAGAACATCTTGTTCGTCATCACCAAACCAGACGTCTACAAGAGCCCTGCGTCAGATACATACATCGTCTTCGGTGAAGCTAAG ATTGAAGATCTTTCTCAGCAAGCCCAGctggctgcagcagaaaagTTCAAGGTACAGGGAGAAGCTACAGCAAAGATCCAGGACAACACACAGACGCCCACAGTACAGGAGGAAAGCGAAGAGGAAGAG GTTGATGAGACCGGAGTCGAGGTGAAGGACATCGAACTCGTCATGTCACAAGCCAACGTGTCGCGGGCAAAGGCTGTACGCGccctgaaaaacaacaacaacgacaTTGTCAACGCTATTATG GAGTTGACAATGTAA
- the naca gene encoding nascent polypeptide-associated complex subunit alpha isoform X8 produces the protein MPGEATETVPVTEQEMQQPQAETAPPPAPASTQQPQVASGPAKAKGKDAKSGQGYSAPKAVPGRRKRSSMSASSSSPTSPKSTPSSTPRSPVVSPLTSPLASPLASSASSSPANRSAPKVVKAGKQGKAKKGEAFEPAPVQVDHKVPDVKERSEEPNLKKSMTTEAKAFPIETKSQPPPAFKVTPKPAVAAPISFSDAIASSPPKSGGKVASAKPVLLMVDDELPPLIPPEKLGKMQVSAPLVAKESTKPAMSPSEPSPKGAISAPPEVSKAKMGIEPKPLPVEAPKAAAPVKTVAQEVIKPSPTDSKAKSAAGKTGQDKPAAAVKPADETKLISNTGPKQVEDIKVAKPNAGVKSTPPEVTKQAPEKGAVVVNKAQSVDLKATAAEAPKQAKPIAAEAPKADSETPKLVKQTEGPKKAKATSTEAPRPAPEVAKQAATETSKQAKQAAPEALKQAAAEAPKQAKQVPKQAKQESPEAPKQDRKEAPEAPKQAKQAAPEAPKQAKQAAPEAPKQAKQAAPEAPKQAKQAAPEAPKQAKQAAPEAPKQAKQAAPEAPKQAKQAAPEAPKQAKQAAPEAPKQAKQAAPEAPKQAKQASPEAPKQANQVPKQAKQESPEAPKQDRKEAPEAPKQAKQASPEAPKQAASEAPIQAKQASPEAPKQAKQASPEAPKQAKQVAADAPKTSEASPLAKATAPDSAGQTKQAKPVEVPKQAKPTAAEAPKPATESPKPAKPKADEAPKQAKQTTEVPSKPALVEPIVPPPAPRKLTFAEAVAKPAPVKPDAEKISTAPSNHVISSKPAETPAKMESVIKDDNGSGTESDSDDSVPELEEQDSAQTQTQQAQLAAAAEIDEEPVSKAKQSRSEKKARKAMSKLGLRQVTGVTRVTIRKSKNILFVITKPDVYKSPASDTYIVFGEAKIEDLSQQAQLAAAEKFKVQGEATAKIQDNTQTPTVQEESEEEEVDETGVEVKDIELVMSQANVSRAKAVRALKNNNNDIVNAIMELTM, from the exons ATGCCTGGCGAAGCAACAGAAACGGTCCCAGTCACCGAGCAGGAGATGCAGCAGCCTCAAGCGGAGACTG CTCCGCCTCCTGCCCCAGCTTCCACCCAGCAACCTCAGGTAGCTTCTGGCCCCGCAAAGGCCAAAGGCAAAGATGCCAAGAGTGGGCAGGGTTATTCTGCCCCAAAGGCTGTACCTGGCAGAAGAAAACGTTCCTCTATGtctgcctcttcctcctcacccACTTCACCTAAATCTACTCCCTCCTCTACTCCCCGGTCACCCGTGGTGTCACCTTTGACATCACCTTTAGCATCACCTTTGGCTTCCTCGGCCAGTAGCTCCCCTGCCAATCGTTCTGCCCCGAAAGTGGTTAAGGCTGGCAAACAAGGAAAGGCTAAGAAAGGAGAGGCATTTGAGCCTGCTCCTGTCCAGGTAGATCACAAAGTCCCAGACGTAAAGGAAAGGTCAGAGGAACCTAACTTGAAGAAATCTATGACTACTGAAGCTAAAGCTTTCCCAATTGAGACAAAATCTCAGCCACCCCCTGCATTTAAAGTCACCCCAAAGCCTGCTGTTGCAGCACCAATTTCATTCTCGGATGCTATTGCTTCAAGCCCCCCAAAATCTGGTGGAAAGGTTGCTTCTGCAAAACCCGTATTGCTTATGGTCGATGATGAGCTTCCTCCACTTATCCCACCTGAGAAGCTTGGTAAAATGCAAGTCTCTGCACCTCTTGTTGCCAAAGAGAGCACAAAGCCTGCTATGTCTCCTTCTGAACCTAGTCCTAAAGGGGCTATTTCTGCTCCTCCAGAGGTCAGTAAAGCCAAGATGGGTATTGAACCCAAACCTTTGCCTGTCGAAGCTCCTAAGGCAGCAGCCCCAGTGAAAACTGTAGCtcaggaggtcattaagccttCTCCTACAGATTCCAAGGCTAAATCTGCTGCTGGCAAGACTGGCCAAGacaaacctgctgctgctgtgaagcCAGCAGATGAGACCAAATTGATCTCTAACACAGGTCCTAAACAGGTTGAGGACATTAAAGTTGCCAAGCCAAATGCTGGTGTAAAGTCAACCCCTCCTGAGGTTACCAAACAAGCACCCGAAAAGGGTGCTGTGGTAGTTAATAAGGCTCAGTCGGTTGACTTGAAGGCAACAGCTGCTGAGGCCCCCAAACAAGCCAAACCAATAGCTGCTGAGGCACCTAAAGCAGATTCTGAGACTCCTAAACTGGTCAAACAAACCGAGGGACCCAAAAAGGCCAAAGCCACCTCCACCGAGGCACCTAGGCCAGCCCCAGAAGTGGCGAAGCAGGCGGCCACCGAGACATCCAAACAGGCTAAGCAGGCAGCCCCCGAGGCACTCAAGCAAGCGGCTGCCGAGGCACCCAAACAAGCCAAGCAG GTGCCCAAACAGGCTAAGCAGGAGAGCCCTGAGGCACCCAAACAGGATAGAAAGGAGGCTCCCGAGGCACCCAAACAGGCTAAGCAGGCGGCCCCCGAGGCACCCAAACAGGCTAAACAGGCGGCCCCCGAGGCACCCAAACAGGCTAAACAGGCGGCCCCCGAGGCACCCAAACAGGCTAAGCAGGCGGCCCCAGAG GCACCCAAACAGGCTAAGCAGGCGGCCCCCGAGGCACCCAAACAGGCTAAGCAGGCGGCCCCCGAGGCACCCAAACAGGCTAAGCAGGCGGCCCCCGAGGCACCCAAACAGGCTAAGCAGGCGGCCCCCGAGGCACCCAAACAGGCTAAGCAGGCGGCCCCCGAGGCACCCAAACAGGCTAAGCAGGCGTCTCCCGAGGCACCCAAACAGGCTAATCAGGTGCCCAAACAGGCTAAGCAGGAGAGCCCTGAGGCACCCAAACAGGATAGAAAGGAGGCTCCCGAG GCACCCAAACAGGCTAAGCAGGCGTCTCCCGAGGCACCCAAACAGGCGGCCTCCGAGGCACCCATACAGGCTAAGCAGGCGTCTCCCGAG GCACCCAAACAGGCTAAGCAGGCGTCTCCCGAGGCACCCAAACAGGCTAAGCAGGTGGCTGCAGACGCCCCTAAAACATCTGAGGCTTCTCCATTGGCCAAAGCAACAGCCCCTGACAGTGCAGGCCAAACCAAGCAGGCCAAACCAGTCGAGGTGCCCAAACAAGCCAAACCAACTGCTGCTGAAGCACCTAAACCAGCTACTGAGAGTCCTAAACCAGCTAAACCGAAGGCTGATGAGGCACCTAAACAAGCCAAGCAAACTACTGAAGTTCCCTCAAAACCTGCTCTAGTTGAGCCTATTGTTCCGCCCCCAGCCCCACGTAAACTTACTTTTGCCGAGGCAGTTGCAAAACCTGCACCTGTCAAGCCTGACGCTGAGAAAATCAGCACTGCTCCCTCTAATCATGTCATATCATCTAAACCTGCTGAAACCCCAGCCAAGATGGAGTCTGTGATCAAGGACGACAATG GATCTGGCACAGAGTCGGACAGTGATGACTCAGTTCCTGAGCTGGAAGAACAGGACTCTGCACAGACACAGACGCAACAAGCTCAG cttgcagctgctgctgaaataGACGAAGAGCCTGTAAGCAAAGCCAAACAGAGCCGCAGTGAAAAGAAGGCACGAAAG GCCATGTCAAAGCTTGGACTCAGGCAGGTAACAGGGGTCACCAGGGTCACCATTCGCAAATCAAAGAACATCTTGTTCGTCATCACCAAACCAGACGTCTACAAGAGCCCTGCGTCAGATACATACATCGTCTTCGGTGAAGCTAAG ATTGAAGATCTTTCTCAGCAAGCCCAGctggctgcagcagaaaagTTCAAGGTACAGGGAGAAGCTACAGCAAAGATCCAGGACAACACACAGACGCCCACAGTACAGGAGGAAAGCGAAGAGGAAGAG GTTGATGAGACCGGAGTCGAGGTGAAGGACATCGAACTCGTCATGTCACAAGCCAACGTGTCGCGGGCAAAGGCTGTACGCGccctgaaaaacaacaacaacgacaTTGTCAACGCTATTATG GAGTTGACAATGTAA